The stretch of DNA ATATCATTCATGGTCATGATAACGTGAGCCAGAGACACACAATGGGATAATGCATGGAAAAGGCATGCAAACTGGCAAAAGGTAAATAAGGAAGGAGATGAGTGTGGTCACTACAATGGGCCAccgttatatgtgtgtgtgtgtgtgtgtgtgtgtgtgtgtgtaaaaggccTAAGACGCTGATGCCACCAACCTGCAGCAACACAGAGAAATGCTTGATGGCTTCGTCATATAGTCCATTACCAATGAGTACATAACCTATGGCTggaaagacagggggaaaaCGTGTCATACACAGAGCATGAGAAGGAAAGGTCAAAGATATAGCTAAGGTCACTAGAATCACAGCATACCCAGCTCCTCATTCGTGTCTTGACTGTCGACTGCAAATGGAAACCTCTTCTGCTCAATAAACAACTTAGCTTGGCTCTGGTTTATTGGACATATAATGTGGCAAATAGTTAGTGCAATGTTTTATTCAATTAATTTGCATTATTAGGAAtgtgtaaatgtgcatgtgCCAACTAACCAGAATCTTTTCTGCGTTTAGGGAGAAAACTGACTCGCAGGCAGGGTTGTTTCCATCCTCGCAGTCTGGGTCTTCCAGTTGAAGTATGGAGGACTCTATAATAAGAAATATTCGAACCAGAGGTCACGAATCAAAAGCTTAACGCAGGTTCTCGGTGCAAACGTCTTGCAGAGGACACCGATAGTCGAAAGCTCCTCCTAACTTAATCGTACGTATTGGCTTGATCACAAGTATCTGTGCTCCGTCCATGAATTAACAACTACACGTAGAAAGTAAGGTTACCCAAAGCTTACGTTCAATgcctaaaatataaaatatttttcaaGTTCTTCAAGTACCAAAAGATATACTGGGGAGCTAATGACAGGGTTTGTTTTCAAAACGATAATCACAATTATCTACACACGACGTGGAGTCAGTCATTTGGGAAACATTTTCGACAACCGCGTTAGGGTTAGCTAAAGTAAATTTAGATTGCAAAGTTGATTAGTGCTTGAACCGCGACTTCTTGATGATGCGGAAGAGCTTCACAGCTAGCTAGCAGCCTGTACATTACAGCGTGAAGAGGACGTGGCAAATTTGTACTAAACAACTCTCACCACAGTCGGATGCGTATTCCTCCCACTCCAGAGGAGAGCTACATCCATGCTTGTGAAGTTCACTGTTGAAGAAAGTGAGGGTAGAAAAGAATTCGGTGGAAAAAATGGCTcgagatagatacagtagagagagcGCTACCACAACACCCCGGCCAGCaggtgccatgttgtgtttAATGAGTGCAGGTGAGCAGCTCGGAAGCCAGGGTAATGTAGTTCCTTGGTCACAATCTCCTCCGTAGAGAGCAAATTGACAGCGGAAGTGCAATAGACTACATCTCCCAAGCGCTTCCAAACAGTATCTGCGGAAGCCTTCTTCTGACACAAATCCAGGAAGTGTGTACTGGAGTCTGGTATGGTCGTCTGCAGCAGTCGGTACTGTTATCTAAACGCATAAACACTGACAGCTCAGAATGGCAAAAGTTGCACTAAGATGTATAGAGTGCAATGAAGATGCGAACGAGCTCCATCGTGATTATAGCAATGGGAttctaaaaataaccatatgtgtaagcaaaatcaaatgTTTGTTCTAAACAGAGCTGTATGCTATCATGGTAGCATACAGTTGTTTACAATTGTGTTCTagctatctatctctcctgtgATTCCACATGAAGAACAAAACACGTCCGTGATAAAAGATGGAGAAATGTGTCATTCAAATTAACTGTCATGATGTAGACTATAACAACCAACTTCATGTGTTTTAGGACTCGTGTAAGAAGCCAGTGGACAAATACATTGAGTATGATCCCGTCATTGTTCTGATTGATGCCATCTTGTGCAAAATTCAAGCATTCAGGCACATTTTGTTCAACACAGAGGTCAATGTAAGTACACAGACAATTGGTACttactgtagacaaacaaacgTTTTCAGAGTAAAATGTGTTTTCTGTTGCTCAGGACTAATTAAAGACTGAAATTAACTGCAAAAAGGGCCAACTTCACTCAAGATGAATCAGGGATTGTCTTCCCCAATGGTCGTTTTCATATTAGTTTTAAACTCTTAGTTTAATAGGCCATGCTCCTCTCTCATCATTGTTTATGTGATGGCTCACACATGACTCTGTCCTAAGCCCTATGGATTTGGTTGAAGGAGATGGTGAGCTGTGTATTCACATTATGAGAGAGGCTGCTGTGACAAATTTAGCTGTCAGAGCGGCTTGGACCCAGACAATCAGTCATGATACTTTTTGAATAACACCCAGAATACAGTTGTCACTATTTCTTCAAAGCACATCTTTAGCCTCTGCAAAGACATGGCGTCCATGTGTGAGAGTtcattgttgttttcttttggcAGATTCActggaagctgtgtgtgttctgcctcCTGTGTGAGGCGTACCTGCGATGGTCCCAGCTGCAGGGCTCTGAACAGACCAGTGACCCAGCTGACATGATCCGATACACCAGGGAGTGGGACTTCTATGGCATGTTTGGACTAGCAGCTCTCGGTAAAACATCTGTCACCTTCAACATGCACTTCTAAATGCCACTCCACTCCCACAAAGCCAGATTTCCCAAAGACTGAATTTGCATACTATGATATTCAGCATTCTGTAAGCATTGTATGGAAGACACAGTTCAGTTTAAAGatatatttttccccattgtgGTCTTTATGGACCTATATGGCAGCACTGGAAAGACagcaataataatgataatgaataatacataacaaataaataataacataaaAATATAGAAATGGAAAATATAGAAAATACTCACTCAGTCCTGGTATTATTTAGGAAATACATAACAAAATCTCCAAAATGTCTTGCTTTGTCACCTGCAGAGCTggctgcgtttgtgtgtggcgTGCTGGCCTGTCTGTGGCTGGTGCTGGGGCTGCGGGGTCAGGCGCTGGACACCCACCTGCTGGTCAAAGCCCTGCTGCTGTCCAGCTACGGCAAGGTGCTACTCATCCCCGCCGTCATCTGGGAGCACGACTACTCGCCCCTCTGCTTCAGCCTCATCAAGATCTTTGTGCTGACCTCCAACACACAAGCCGTCAGAGGTAACAGTTACGATCACAGTTACGTTTCACAATGTTCTGTTCCAGGCGACAGGCCGGTACAGTCATGAATTTAAATCTATCGATTATTTATGGATGTTTTCTGGATGTTGTCTGTTCTCCCTCTAACCCAAATTCCTATGAGCCTCTAACCCTAGAACACTTTCTAATTCTGGGTGATAGACAATTAATTTTTTTGAATCCTTGAATAATTACTGATCGCTGATTATCACTGTGTGGTCTTAGCATAGTCCCCTGTGACAGAATTCTCCGAATTATTTCATGATGTCTTATTGCAAGGGACTTTAATGGCTTAACTGGGGACGGGATTAGTGCCTAAAGCCATGATTTGCACCAGTAGGTGGCAGCTTCTGATTAAGTACTGAAGCCTCAACTGCGTCAGTTGCATGGATGTGGTTCAAGCCCCCCATTCAGAGGACTCCAGTCAGACTTAGTCAGTTTGACAGTTTGGCAGTGCCTGCATATTCTACTTTAGGCAAAGAAAACCAAATAAATCAGCACTCAGCCTCAAAGCTGTCCTTGTTATTTTGTCAGATAAGTCAACTGGAATGGCCATCAGATTCCTCCTTGGTTCACTTAATGAATGAAACTGGTTTAGTCTATAAGTCGAATTGTAGCACAAATTGAACTTTTATATTAGGCGCTGGCTATTATCGTAACACAAGGCATGTTGTGTCCTTTACTGTGGTTTGAAACAATGATAGTCATAAGTAGTTAATGTTTATGAATGACTGCTCTGTTACCCAAATACGCTTATCAGAAGTAGtcaaaaaataatataatttgTAGCATTTATCAGCAGGTTAAAGAACATACAAGGCCTGAATGCTTTAAACAGAATTTGTAATGTAAGAGCGTTAAGTACAACTTTGTGGCTAACAGGATCCTATCTCCTTTAGTTCTGCTGAACTGTGGCCGATGCCTTTCTCTGCTGGCTGTGATGTCTGGACTGTTACTGGAGACTTTCCTTTCGCTGACCTTCCACAAGCTCGAGTGGCACACCCAGGACTTCCTACCACTCCTGTGACCTAACATTGACCCCTTCCACCTGTTCATTTAGCATGGGAGTTAAATTGCTAACTTGGTTTGCCCCGGTATTCGGTTCTGTGGACTGGTGGAACTCGTTGGCTAGGGGCGCACAGGGCTTCTACAGGGCCCTTGCAAAGGCAAATAGACGGACGAGGACAAGCAAGGGGATGATTACGGATGACCTCACAACAACTGGTCACTGTTTAGAGTGCTATTAGCGCGGGACTGCTAAAGATTCCTGAAGTAATTTAATAAACTTGCACCAGGAGGGTTTGCTGAGTGATATACTGTTACCACAGACATTCTGTTGCATTTTACCATAACAATAATGTATACAAACTCATAGAACACATGGCAGAAACACCGGCGGAAATGacatgtttatatatatataattgttttaaaaacattattttattatttatgtttTGGTGGATTATTTCACACAATTCTATTTTTCTACAATTAAAATGATGTTGAGCTTTTCCTCAAGTTGTTTGATAGTTGTTTGTCAGTATCGCACCTCACAGCTTGACAAATGTTGACATGCATGATGCCACACTCTGCTTTGTAAGGTGAAAATCCTGTAACGATATCATTTTCATGCAGTAGTTGGTGTGATTGTGAGATCACAGCAAGCAACTGTGGGTCAGTGTTTTCAGTGGAATGCTAATAGTTAAGACAAggctctgtctgacacacatgcCACGCAGAAGCTTTGGAAGCAGAGCTATAGCAAGAAGTGATCTCTCAAAatgtcaaaacaacacaaccgTTGCATTTGTTTAAAAGAAATATGCAGAAATTATTTAGAGTCAGACGTTCTGTCAAGAATAAGATTAGAAGGATTGCAAAACATTTAAGTGGTTTATAAATACAAAGCCTCTCCACCTTGACTGAATGGTTGTGCATTTGCTGCCTTTGAGAACCACATGTTGTGACAAGCCTTTGAATAGCTGAGAGAAGCTGCTTGCTTGGTTTCAGAGGTCTGTAGTTCACAGGATTGCTGTGTCTTGCCAAAGGACATTAGGTGGTAGAAAGTAACAAAAAAGGCATGATTAATGTGATTTATCCCTGTGCGTCATAGCTTGGATAAACTCAGCATTACACGGGTGAAAGACGATGCAGATTGGCCATAAAATCTTTTGCTCAGCAGTCAAAGGGCGCCAATAATATGCATGCACAACATTACTGATGTTTCTTCAGGTAAATGAATGCAATGAGCTAGAGCTAGCTAGTGGTCAACCTTAACTTCAGGACTTCATCTTGGTCTGTATCTGGCCTTAGGCCAGTTAACACCTCAAAATATAGCACTTGGTGTTTTAGTCAGCTAACTATTGTTTATTATCTTGTATTCATTAGGTGGAACATTGAGAGAAATGTGCTCATAGTTAATTCTCCGTCATGTGTTTTGAatcattttatgttttattttattttttacacctTGTGTCCTTATGCCAGAGCAACAATGCACATTGTGTATGGACATTAATGGACATTATAGCTCTCTCCATCACAAAATGTGCCACATTCACTAGCCCAAATAAACGGCTCTAGAGATGCAGGCTCTTTCGCTCAAGACTGGTGCCTTTCTAacaaggacgtgtgtgtgtgtgtgtgtgtgtgtgtgaagcactcAGTGGGTAATTGTAGAGCTGTGTTTTGAAAGACATTCCTCAGCTTGGAAAGTTGGCCACTCTGCCTCGAAGACAGGACATGAGTCTGGCTTGGGGGTATAGACCCATTCAGCCTGGTTTCCTCCCCCCTGTAATAAGCCTCTCGAACCCAGCATGCCTTACGTCTACCCTTAGTTAGGGCTGGTGTTGGGGAAGGCAGTCGTTTGCTGAAGTTACAAGTGGTGCTGGGCACTGCTGGCTCTAAGGCTCCCAAGACCAAGAAGCTGCAGTTGTCCACAAATCTGTATAATCAGATTAGCGTAACAAGAATCACATCAAAGCCATTTTTTGCcacttaaggcctattcggacgggattagttttatggggtgacatcaggtaaagtaataattaccaggtaatgtagtcccgtccggacgcgccatgtcagtaaacataacggagtatgtcggtgacatttacagacacttttaccttccgtaaaacggtccggagaaattaccttaggtaatattaatcccgtgcgaacgcgaccctctgtaaagatgtctgtaatatttcgtcacatcctgattggaaaacaattccaccatagtctgaatgaaaacatgacatgctgtgtagctcctaataggacgttagctagtttgcctattagcttgatattgttagccatttcaaactacttatggcataacataaagctaacgtttgctagtttaaccaacttgtagtctttcaaatctgaaaatgccgcacgtacctgacgcaaagtatcacgtgcacagcgacgaagatgtgacggcagaacgtaaacgtagttactcctcccatgtcaagtaaaatgacagagatgtctagtcccgtccgaattggacatttatattacagaggtcatatgataaacctgcattactgtacgtccccccataaaactaatcccgtccgaataggcctatagaCTTGAAGAGTCCAACCAGGGACTGCTTCAGAGAAAACATTGTACTTTTCTGAATGCAAATGAATTAGTTATGGGGAATATGCTTCTTGTCAACCGTCATTGGAATTCAAACTGGTCTTTTTTATGTGTGGATCAACCAAAATAGCTTTGAGGTGAAATCATGGCAAAATCACACAACATATTTCTATGTGTCACAAAGACTACGCAAACATTCCCTGACTGGGCTTAATACTTGGAACATCATGGAAAAGATTATACAGTAGGCCACAAAAGATCTTCACTTGGCTTTCAGTTGGAAGCCTTCAGGACAGGATATTGAGAATCCCTGCACATACAATAGGTGGGACAAACAGGACGATTAAGAGGAAGTGGCCCTCCCCCATTCTTTGTCTCGTCTGTCACTGAGCACACATGAGGCTTATGAACTGTATGGTATCCATGTTGTGGGCCTTGA from Sardina pilchardus chromosome 12, fSarPil1.1, whole genome shotgun sequence encodes:
- the arv1 gene encoding protein ARV1, with protein sequence MAKVALRCIECNEDANELHRDYSNGILKITICDSCKKPVDKYIEYDPVIVLIDAILCKIQAFRHILFNTEVNIHWKLCVFCLLCEAYLRWSQLQGSEQTSDPADMIRYTREWDFYGMFGLAALELAAFVCGVLACLWLVLGLRGQALDTHLLVKALLLSSYGKVLLIPAVIWEHDYSPLCFSLIKIFVLTSNTQAVRVLLNCGRCLSLLAVMSGLLLETFLSLTFHKLEWHTQDFLPLL